The following are encoded together in the Variovorax sp. PBS-H4 genome:
- a CDS encoding GntR family transcriptional regulator: MGESTAAPRDKAPADPAEHDLDRSSALPLYAQVKRRLQAIIRTGVPGDGKFYSDQELCAMFGVSRFTVRQAIQELVAQGLLRRVQGQGTFVNTDKFDEIFGPQMDFKHQWERIGRPLTFKLRRFAMLPCPEDMAFHLGVSADQSVLHIERVRQAGQTVASYDFRYIHPDFAASITEVEAAQHSLLDLLARRTSLSHAQNRLEASLADARTAKLLGVALDSPVMVRELAYYCTEGLPVMAGRSYSPGGVLRHAFTVALSPPAGGNTNPPVAPGPQTALEDHD; this comes from the coding sequence ATGGGTGAGTCGACCGCTGCGCCACGCGACAAGGCGCCCGCCGATCCGGCGGAGCACGACCTCGATCGCAGTTCGGCCCTGCCGCTGTATGCGCAGGTCAAGCGCCGCCTGCAGGCGATCATCCGCACCGGCGTGCCGGGCGACGGCAAGTTCTATTCCGACCAGGAGCTCTGCGCGATGTTCGGCGTCAGCCGCTTCACGGTGCGCCAGGCGATCCAGGAATTGGTCGCGCAAGGTCTGTTGCGCCGCGTGCAGGGCCAGGGCACCTTCGTCAACACCGACAAGTTCGACGAGATCTTCGGCCCGCAGATGGACTTCAAGCACCAGTGGGAGCGCATCGGCCGGCCGCTGACCTTCAAGCTCAGGCGCTTTGCCATGCTGCCCTGCCCGGAAGACATGGCCTTCCACCTCGGCGTGAGCGCCGACCAGAGCGTGCTGCACATCGAACGCGTGCGCCAGGCCGGCCAGACGGTCGCGTCGTACGACTTCCGCTACATCCATCCCGACTTCGCCGCGTCGATCACCGAAGTCGAGGCGGCCCAGCATTCGCTGCTCGATCTCCTGGCGCGGCGCACCAGCCTGTCGCATGCACAGAACCGGCTGGAAGCATCGCTCGCCGACGCACGCACCGCCAAGCTGCTCGGCGTCGCCCTGGATTCGCCGGTGATGGTGCGCGAGCTCGCCTACTACTGCACCGAGGGCCTGCCCGTGATGGCGGGACGCTCGTATTCGCCGGGGGGCGTGCTCAGGCACGCCTTCACCGTCGCCCTCTCGCCCCCTGCGGGCGGCAACACGAACCCGCCGGTGGCGCCCGGCCCCCAGACCGCGCTGGAGGACCACGACTGA
- a CDS encoding ABC transporter substrate-binding protein, whose product MLHSFRPLLRFSSRLAIACIVAGSSVAAFAQGSYKVGSVLSMTGPAAFLGEDMKAGMELALDEINSKGGVNGKKIEWFFYDAESQTQKGLGATRRLLTQDKVDMIVGGGNMSGMAIAMSQLTEKATLPFIATEGSMQIVTPVSERPFTFKSTVDDDQVMERLADYFAKKKITKIALLSDSSGFGQSAVEQLKKTAATRGLDVVYETFNPTDTDMAPQLGKLKAANVQAIVCWTVTPAGVVAMKQAKTLGLGSIPFIHSYGFVDKRYMDLAGDAAKDVLLVSVKFPVGEDLPDSDLAKPRILALNKNFEARFKRRPNQFAAQTYDAMYLAKMALEKGGEDKTKVRDALAGIRNYNGVGGTFNFSATQHSGLSKSDLVLLKYEDGRFRLADYQ is encoded by the coding sequence ATGCTCCACTCGTTCCGCCCGCTTCTTCGCTTCTCGTCCCGGCTCGCGATCGCGTGCATCGTGGCCGGCTCGTCTGTCGCCGCCTTCGCGCAAGGCAGCTACAAGGTCGGCTCGGTCCTTTCCATGACCGGGCCCGCGGCCTTTCTCGGCGAAGACATGAAGGCCGGCATGGAGCTCGCGCTCGACGAGATCAATTCCAAGGGCGGCGTCAACGGCAAGAAGATCGAATGGTTCTTCTACGACGCCGAGAGCCAGACGCAGAAAGGGCTCGGCGCGACGCGCCGGCTGCTCACGCAGGACAAGGTCGACATGATCGTCGGTGGCGGCAACATGAGCGGCATGGCCATCGCGATGTCGCAGCTGACCGAGAAGGCCACCCTGCCTTTCATCGCGACCGAGGGCAGCATGCAGATCGTCACGCCGGTGTCCGAGCGGCCTTTCACCTTCAAGTCCACCGTCGATGACGACCAGGTCATGGAGCGTCTTGCCGACTACTTCGCCAAGAAGAAGATCACGAAGATCGCACTGCTTTCCGATTCGTCCGGCTTCGGGCAGAGCGCCGTGGAGCAGCTCAAGAAGACGGCGGCCACGCGCGGGCTCGACGTGGTGTACGAGACCTTCAACCCGACCGACACCGACATGGCGCCGCAACTCGGCAAGCTCAAGGCCGCCAACGTGCAAGCCATCGTCTGCTGGACCGTCACCCCGGCCGGCGTGGTGGCGATGAAGCAGGCCAAGACGCTCGGCCTGGGCAGCATCCCCTTCATCCACAGCTATGGCTTTGTCGACAAGCGCTACATGGACCTGGCGGGCGATGCCGCCAAGGACGTGCTGCTGGTAAGCGTCAAGTTCCCGGTCGGTGAAGACCTGCCCGACTCGGACCTGGCCAAGCCGCGCATCCTCGCGCTCAACAAGAACTTCGAGGCACGCTTCAAGCGCCGCCCCAACCAGTTCGCAGCCCAGACCTACGACGCCATGTATCTCGCGAAGATGGCACTCGAAAAAGGCGGCGAAGACAAGACCAAGGTGCGCGATGCGCTGGCCGGCATCCGCAACTACAACGGGGTCGGCGGCACCTTCAATTTTTCCGCGACCCAGCATTCGGGCCTCTCCAAGTCGGACCTCGTGCTGTTGAAGTACGAGGACGGCCGCTTCCGCCTGGCCGACTACCAGTGA
- a CDS encoding ferritin-like domain-containing protein produces the protein MSVATLTTRTILDVPESRFPLDLDVEIPRIRNLFHSATSSQWNPSSDIEWDALDITPFTPEQLYAARMYWSRRAWGEYGAISESPALQIRFCKENCPPDMRLFFTIRTQEESRHAEVCFRMAELLGGYIEQPDLSEFQGAVATHGVRKMALDPDVPLEGVIAALVCAAEEIAFDVFRHLIEITPNKVAQQVLKSIMRDEVRHCAFGWAFMSSRVPHLSKAQLRAVEDAVITMIEKVELNGYHSAWLSPDSAATRTEVEVDRLTWEAGLGATVEELEKPVFIASVARIRRQMAESWGLKLPMFRHPKIEGEF, from the coding sequence ATGTCCGTCGCGACCTTGACCACGCGCACCATTCTCGATGTGCCCGAAAGCCGCTTCCCGCTCGACCTCGACGTCGAGATCCCGCGCATCCGCAACCTCTTTCACTCGGCCACCAGCAGCCAGTGGAATCCTTCGTCGGACATCGAGTGGGACGCGCTCGACATCACGCCCTTTACTCCCGAGCAGCTGTACGCCGCGCGCATGTACTGGAGCCGCCGCGCCTGGGGCGAGTATGGCGCGATCTCCGAATCGCCTGCCTTGCAGATCCGCTTCTGCAAGGAGAACTGCCCGCCCGACATGCGGCTCTTCTTCACCATCCGCACGCAGGAGGAGTCGCGCCATGCCGAGGTCTGCTTTCGAATGGCCGAACTGCTGGGCGGCTACATCGAACAGCCCGATCTCTCCGAGTTCCAGGGCGCGGTCGCGACGCATGGCGTGCGCAAGATGGCGCTCGATCCCGACGTACCGCTCGAAGGCGTGATCGCGGCGCTGGTCTGCGCGGCAGAAGAGATCGCCTTCGACGTGTTCCGCCACCTGATCGAGATCACGCCCAACAAGGTCGCGCAGCAGGTGCTCAAGAGCATCATGCGCGACGAGGTGCGGCACTGCGCCTTCGGCTGGGCCTTCATGAGCAGCCGCGTTCCGCATCTCTCGAAGGCGCAATTGCGGGCGGTCGAGGACGCGGTCATCACGATGATCGAGAAGGTCGAACTCAACGGCTATCACTCCGCCTGGCTCTCGCCGGACAGCGCGGCCACACGCACCGAAGTCGAAGTCGACCGGCTGACCTGGGAAGCTGGCCTGGGCGCGACCGTCGAAGAGCTCGAGAAGCCCGTCTTCATTGCCTCCGTGGCCCGCATCCGCCGGCAGATGGCGGAGTCGTGGGGCCTCAAGCTGCCGATGTTCCGCCACCCGAAGATCGAAGGGGAGTTCTGA
- a CDS encoding branched-chain amino acid ABC transporter permease, with translation MNESVQLLLAGLGTGSIYALVALGFNIIFKSTGALNFAQGEWVMLGGMVAATLYAAKVPLWLALVAAVCVAMLVGAVSERLIVRRLQRPTAMSITIVTIAIAICTKSLVMLLLGKNPAGLPSFSSGGAVHFAGAVFESQSLWIIGVAALVMGGAGWFFNRTVLGKSMRAAAAQPEAAALVGISPRLTMSLSFVLAAGIGALAGVIVTPLTLTSFDHGTILGFKAFCAAMLGGLGSLPGAMVGGLALGLAESFAGGMLSSHFKDAVSFVVLLMVLVRWPNGLLGQGQVEKI, from the coding sequence ATGAACGAGTCGGTCCAGCTGCTACTCGCCGGCCTCGGCACGGGCAGCATTTATGCGCTGGTCGCGCTGGGCTTCAACATCATCTTCAAGAGCACGGGCGCGCTGAACTTCGCGCAGGGCGAATGGGTGATGCTGGGCGGCATGGTGGCTGCCACGCTCTATGCAGCCAAGGTGCCGCTGTGGCTGGCGCTGGTCGCCGCAGTGTGCGTCGCGATGCTGGTCGGCGCCGTGTCCGAGCGGCTCATCGTGCGCCGGCTGCAACGGCCCACGGCCATGTCGATCACCATCGTCACGATCGCGATCGCGATCTGCACCAAGAGCCTGGTCATGCTGCTGCTCGGCAAGAACCCGGCCGGGCTGCCTTCGTTCTCCAGCGGCGGCGCGGTGCACTTCGCCGGCGCGGTGTTCGAGTCGCAATCGCTGTGGATCATCGGCGTCGCCGCGCTGGTGATGGGCGGCGCGGGTTGGTTCTTCAACCGCACGGTGCTGGGCAAGTCGATGCGCGCGGCGGCGGCGCAACCCGAGGCTGCGGCGCTGGTGGGCATCAGCCCGCGGCTCACGATGTCGCTGTCCTTCGTGCTCGCCGCAGGCATCGGCGCGCTGGCCGGCGTGATCGTCACGCCGCTCACGCTGACGTCCTTCGATCACGGCACGATCCTCGGCTTCAAGGCTTTCTGCGCTGCGATGCTCGGCGGACTCGGCAGCTTGCCGGGCGCGATGGTCGGCGGACTGGCGCTCGGGCTGGCCGAGAGTTTTGCGGGCGGCATGCTGTCCTCGCACTTCAAGGACGCGGTGTCCTTCGTGGTGCTGCTGATGGTGCTGGTGCGCTGGCCCAACGGTCTCCTGGGACAAGGACAGGTCGAGAAGATATGA
- a CDS encoding branched-chain amino acid ABC transporter permease — translation MTSVSNKGRSRRALLIVWLLAMAWPLVAPNDYVLSLGVYFFLNLILIASLNMIMGWAGQVSLAHAAFYGLGAYVSGVLNTKYGISPWLGSLAAILMVAVAAGFIGLTTLRLRGPYLSMGTLGFSGILSVLFVELVPLTGGPNGLAGIAPYALFGWELDTPARFFWLAWAVSAVLMWLLLNLFASVPGRALRAIAGSEIGANTLGVDTFAYKVVAFSLSAAMAGLAGALYAHFNLFVSPETFGFAASVLLVVMVALGGAGRYWGPFFGAAIFTVVPELLRQFQDVELLVFGICMICVLLYFPGGIAGLPGHLKRRARPRDAFNVTKTTKAAAAPAGPGTSVEAVDGTAGR, via the coding sequence ATGACGAGCGTCTCGAACAAGGGCAGGAGCCGGCGCGCGCTGCTCATCGTCTGGCTGCTGGCAATGGCCTGGCCGCTGGTCGCACCCAACGACTACGTGCTGAGCCTCGGCGTCTACTTCTTCCTCAACCTGATCCTGATCGCGAGCCTGAACATGATCATGGGCTGGGCCGGGCAGGTGTCGCTCGCGCACGCGGCCTTCTACGGGCTCGGCGCCTATGTGAGCGGCGTGCTCAACACCAAGTACGGGATCTCGCCGTGGCTCGGCTCGCTGGCGGCCATTCTCATGGTGGCGGTGGCCGCGGGCTTCATCGGGCTCACCACGCTGCGTTTGCGGGGGCCGTACCTGTCGATGGGCACCTTGGGCTTCAGCGGCATTCTCTCGGTGCTCTTCGTCGAACTCGTGCCGCTCACCGGAGGGCCGAACGGCCTGGCGGGCATTGCGCCTTACGCGCTGTTCGGCTGGGAGCTCGACACCCCGGCGCGCTTCTTCTGGCTCGCATGGGCCGTGTCGGCGGTGCTGATGTGGCTGCTGCTCAACCTGTTCGCCAGCGTGCCGGGGCGCGCATTGCGCGCGATCGCGGGCAGCGAGATCGGTGCCAACACGCTCGGTGTCGACACCTTCGCGTACAAGGTGGTGGCCTTCAGCCTTTCCGCCGCGATGGCCGGGCTGGCCGGCGCCCTGTATGCGCACTTCAACCTCTTCGTCTCGCCCGAGACCTTCGGCTTCGCCGCGTCGGTTCTGCTGGTCGTGATGGTCGCGCTGGGTGGCGCAGGGCGCTACTGGGGCCCTTTCTTCGGCGCGGCGATCTTCACGGTCGTGCCGGAGTTGCTGCGGCAGTTCCAGGATGTCGAACTGCTTGTGTTCGGCATCTGCATGATCTGCGTGCTGCTGTACTTTCCCGGTGGCATTGCCGGGCTGCCAGGGCATTTGAAGCGACGTGCGAGGCCGCGCGACGCGTTCAACGTCACGAAGACCACCAAGGCCGCGGCCGCGCCCGCCGGGCCGGGCACCAGCGTGGAGGCCGTCGATGGCACTGCTGGACGTTGA
- a CDS encoding ABC transporter ATP-binding protein gives MALLDVEGLRVTFGGLHAVDGLSTSVREGSIKGIIGPNGAGKTTLFNAIAGIQRLSQGMITLEGRRIETLKPFQRAKLGLARTFQNLQIFPELSLIENVMIGCHPKAQASGFIASMLGTPRTREEERRIEATAYAKLALLGMADRAMSLAGNLSFGESKLLEIARALAADPKVLMLDEPIAGVPASEQAPIARMIRQVNAQGVTVVLVEHNMRMVMGLCDEILVLRSGRFLAEGTPAEISSNPEVIGAYLGQPLEETVDA, from the coding sequence ATGGCACTGCTGGACGTTGAAGGCCTGCGCGTCACCTTCGGCGGGCTGCATGCGGTCGACGGCCTCAGCACGTCGGTCCGCGAAGGCTCGATCAAGGGCATCATCGGCCCCAACGGCGCAGGCAAGACGACGCTCTTCAACGCCATCGCCGGCATCCAGCGCCTGAGCCAGGGCATGATCACGCTCGAAGGCCGGCGCATCGAAACGCTCAAGCCTTTCCAGCGTGCAAAGCTCGGGCTCGCGCGCACCTTCCAGAACCTGCAGATCTTTCCGGAGCTCAGCCTGATCGAAAACGTGATGATCGGCTGCCACCCGAAGGCGCAGGCCAGCGGCTTCATCGCGTCGATGCTCGGCACACCCCGCACGCGGGAGGAAGAGCGGCGCATCGAGGCCACGGCCTATGCCAAGCTCGCGCTGCTCGGCATGGCCGACCGCGCGATGTCGCTTGCCGGCAACCTGAGCTTCGGCGAATCGAAGCTGCTCGAGATCGCGCGCGCCCTGGCCGCCGATCCCAAGGTCCTGATGCTCGACGAGCCCATTGCCGGTGTGCCCGCATCGGAGCAGGCGCCGATCGCGCGGATGATCCGGCAGGTCAATGCGCAAGGCGTCACGGTGGTGCTTGTCGAACACAACATGCGCATGGTGATGGGGCTGTGCGACGAGATCCTCGTGCTGCGCAGCGGGCGCTTCCTGGCCGAAGGAACGCCGGCCGAGATCTCGTCGAATCCGGAAGTCATCGGTGCCTACCTCGGCCAGCCGCTCGAGGAGACCGTCGATGCTTGA
- a CDS encoding ABC transporter ATP-binding protein — translation MLEIRNLHVSYGQGDVLRGVSLGIPDGGFTALIGANGAGKSTLMRTVSGLMKPSKGSIVLDGQEISGQRAERVVRQGVALVPEGRKVFAPLSVGENLEMGAFQFLMRGTKDRYRRRLDFVLALFPRLAERLAQPAGTLSGGEQQMLAIGRALMCEPRLLLLDEPSMGLAPLVVTQIFATLSTLCEQGLTIFVCEQNSEVTLRHAAYGHVLENGQVTLSGPAGELLRDERVKEAYLGV, via the coding sequence ATGCTTGAGATCCGCAACCTGCACGTGTCCTATGGGCAGGGCGACGTCCTGCGCGGCGTCTCGCTGGGCATTCCCGACGGCGGTTTCACCGCGTTGATCGGGGCCAACGGAGCCGGCAAGTCGACCCTGATGCGAACCGTCAGCGGCCTGATGAAGCCCTCGAAGGGCAGCATCGTGCTCGACGGCCAGGAGATCTCCGGACAGCGCGCCGAACGCGTCGTGCGGCAGGGCGTCGCACTGGTGCCGGAGGGGCGCAAGGTCTTCGCGCCGCTCTCGGTAGGGGAAAACCTGGAGATGGGCGCGTTCCAGTTCCTGATGCGCGGCACGAAAGACCGGTATCGGCGCCGGCTCGACTTCGTGCTGGCGTTATTCCCGCGCCTGGCCGAAAGGCTGGCGCAGCCGGCCGGCACCCTGTCGGGCGGCGAGCAGCAGATGCTGGCCATCGGCCGTGCACTGATGTGCGAGCCGCGGCTCCTGTTGCTCGACGAACCGTCGATGGGCCTCGCGCCGCTGGTGGTGACGCAGATCTTCGCGACGCTCTCGACCCTGTGCGAGCAGGGCCTGACGATCTTCGTCTGCGAACAGAACAGCGAGGTGACGCTGCGCCATGCGGCCTACGGCCATGTCCTTGAAAACGGCCAGGTGACCTTGTCGGGTCCGGCCGGTGAACTGCTGCGCGACGAGCGTGTGAAGGAAGCCTATCTTGGAGTTTGA
- a CDS encoding alpha/beta hydrolase: protein MEFDSQHVVELVEAMEQNYSLRRRHPERESVYADYSARSERFRNATPGWRSLSYAAPERCAIDWFPADAAKGVPKEGTPLLVFIHGGFWRALDRRIFSFIAEGYVKAGVSVAMLGYELAPAVKLGRIVEQVSDAMRWLNRRAGELGFDPRRVTVSGHSAGGHLAAMLSATPPADLEGHPFVASVPVSGVFSLAPLLLTSVNDDVRMTPREALRLSPDGMERFHAREFIVAVGARETDGFIGQSRSFSTWAERVGTPSRLVIVPNRTHFDVLEDLARPELPLFQQVFEALLRLPAG, encoded by the coding sequence TTGGAGTTTGACAGCCAACACGTCGTCGAGCTCGTCGAGGCGATGGAGCAGAACTACAGCCTGCGCCGCCGCCACCCCGAGCGTGAGTCGGTGTATGCCGACTACTCGGCACGCAGCGAGCGCTTCCGCAATGCGACGCCGGGATGGCGGTCACTTTCCTACGCGGCTCCGGAGCGCTGCGCCATCGACTGGTTTCCTGCCGACGCCGCCAAGGGCGTGCCGAAGGAGGGGACGCCTCTGCTCGTCTTTATTCACGGGGGGTTCTGGCGCGCACTCGATCGCCGCATCTTCAGCTTTATCGCCGAGGGCTATGTGAAGGCGGGCGTCTCCGTCGCAATGCTGGGCTACGAGCTCGCGCCGGCGGTGAAGCTGGGGCGCATCGTCGAACAGGTGAGCGATGCGATGCGCTGGCTGAACCGGCGCGCGGGCGAGCTCGGCTTCGATCCACGCCGCGTCACGGTCTCGGGCCATTCGGCCGGCGGCCACCTCGCGGCGATGCTGAGTGCGACGCCACCTGCCGACCTCGAAGGCCATCCCTTCGTCGCCTCGGTCCCGGTCAGCGGTGTGTTCTCGCTGGCGCCGCTGCTGCTCACGAGCGTCAACGATGACGTGCGCATGACCCCGCGCGAAGCCCTGCGTCTCAGTCCCGACGGCATGGAGCGCTTTCACGCGCGCGAGTTCATCGTCGCGGTGGGTGCCCGTGAGACGGATGGGTTCATCGGACAGAGCCGCAGCTTCAGCACCTGGGCGGAACGCGTGGGCACGCCGTCCAGGCTGGTGATCGTGCCGAACCGCACGCACTTCGATGTGCTCGAAGACCTGGCGCGCCCGGAACTGCCGCTGTTCCAGCAGGTGTTCGAAGCCTTGTTGCGTTTGCCCGCGGGCTGA
- a CDS encoding alpha/beta hydrolase, with amino-acid sequence MTPGPGQPGESRYPRDFDPAMAAILETQRAHALREGPAPDRYTLPFADARALLIEERRRSHTGLPAMHEIVEESLRVEGRTVGLRWYRPTARADASLIVYLHGGGWCVGSNDTHDTVLRHLAAASGMPVCGVEYSLAPEHPFPAATRDVRAVVDLMLMEIRRRGGRLVLAGDSAGANLALVEAMRRRDDGASRDLAALLLFYGVYAPMREGGSVAAYGGGEFGLSARAQQRYVEAYVSKGMNPHDPRIHPLLGRLDGLPSTWLLAAGLDMLLDDSIDLHRALRAARVEAELRLCPGVPHGFLNHANTLPAARHCLVEASRFAAAA; translated from the coding sequence ATGACACCGGGCCCGGGCCAGCCTGGCGAAAGCCGCTATCCCCGCGACTTCGATCCGGCGATGGCAGCGATCCTCGAAACCCAGCGTGCGCACGCGCTGCGCGAAGGCCCCGCGCCCGATCGCTACACGCTGCCCTTCGCCGACGCGCGGGCGTTGCTGATCGAGGAGCGTCGCCGCAGCCACACCGGCTTGCCGGCGATGCATGAGATCGTCGAAGAATCGTTGCGGGTCGAGGGTCGAACGGTCGGCCTGCGCTGGTACCGACCGACGGCACGGGCCGATGCATCGCTCATCGTCTACCTGCATGGGGGCGGCTGGTGCGTGGGCTCCAACGATACGCATGACACGGTGCTGCGCCATCTCGCCGCGGCATCGGGCATGCCGGTGTGCGGCGTCGAGTATTCGCTTGCGCCCGAGCATCCGTTTCCGGCAGCGACCCGGGATGTCCGGGCTGTCGTGGACCTGATGCTGATGGAGATTCGGCGCCGCGGCGGCCGTCTGGTGCTGGCGGGCGACTCGGCCGGTGCCAACCTCGCGCTGGTGGAGGCCATGCGCCGGCGCGACGACGGGGCCTCGCGAGACCTTGCAGCGCTGCTTCTTTTCTACGGCGTCTATGCGCCGATGCGCGAGGGCGGCTCGGTCGCTGCCTATGGTGGTGGCGAGTTCGGACTCAGCGCGAGGGCGCAGCAGCGCTATGTCGAAGCCTATGTCTCGAAGGGGATGAACCCTCACGATCCGCGCATCCATCCGCTGCTTGGGCGTCTCGATGGGCTGCCATCGACCTGGCTGCTGGCGGCGGGGCTGGACATGCTGCTGGACGATTCCATCGACCTGCATCGCGCGTTGCGCGCAGCGCGGGTGGAAGCCGAACTCCGGTTGTGCCCCGGTGTGCCCCACGGCTTCCTGAACCACGCGAACACGTTGCCTGCGGCCCGCCACTGCCTGGTGGAGGCAAGCCGCTTCGCCGCCGCAGCGTAG
- a CDS encoding LysR family transcriptional regulator — MEVFVRVAECGSFSRAAESLDLANATVTTCVRNLERHLDVTLINRDTRRLRLTEEGQTFLLRARELLESVSRTEDEIRSQVGQLRGRLHVEMPISLGHALLCPALPEFAKRYPEISTALTLTNQRHHVIERGIDLAIRMDQVEDADLIARPIYEGHYVVCCAPELVASLPAHPGDLDRRKCIGILPEERRFVNPWPLKKGDEELEIRPDGPLHYNSSDALLIAAERGVGVTCVLDVFVNRQLADGTLVQAYPEWDTAVKTFYVVMAKSRVGSAKVKAFTDFLFEVFASQRRPSGRGVVGVRAIGSR; from the coding sequence ATGGAGGTCTTCGTTCGCGTGGCCGAATGCGGCAGCTTCTCGCGAGCCGCCGAATCGCTGGACCTCGCGAACGCGACCGTGACGACGTGCGTGCGCAATCTCGAGCGCCACCTCGACGTGACCCTCATCAATCGCGACACCCGCCGGCTGCGGCTGACGGAGGAAGGCCAGACCTTCCTGCTGCGCGCGCGCGAACTGCTCGAATCCGTCTCGCGCACCGAAGACGAGATCCGCAGCCAGGTCGGGCAGTTGCGCGGCCGGCTGCACGTCGAGATGCCGATCTCGCTCGGCCACGCGCTCCTGTGCCCGGCCCTGCCCGAGTTCGCCAAGCGTTACCCCGAGATCTCCACGGCGCTCACCCTCACCAACCAGCGGCACCACGTGATCGAGCGCGGCATCGACCTGGCGATCCGCATGGATCAGGTCGAAGACGCCGACCTGATCGCGCGGCCCATCTATGAAGGCCACTATGTCGTGTGCTGCGCACCCGAACTGGTGGCAAGCCTGCCCGCGCATCCCGGCGACCTGGATCGCCGCAAGTGCATCGGCATCCTGCCGGAGGAACGGCGCTTCGTGAACCCGTGGCCGCTGAAGAAAGGCGACGAGGAGCTCGAGATCCGTCCCGATGGCCCGCTCCACTACAACAGCAGCGACGCGCTCCTCATCGCGGCGGAGCGCGGCGTCGGGGTGACCTGCGTGCTCGACGTGTTCGTGAACCGGCAACTCGCCGACGGCACGCTGGTCCAGGCCTATCCCGAGTGGGACACCGCAGTGAAGACCTTCTACGTGGTCATGGCCAAGTCGCGCGTCGGCTCGGCCAAGGTCAAGGCCTTCACCGATTTCCTCTTCGAGGTGTTCGCCTCGCAGCGCCGGCCGAGCGGACGCGGCGTGGTGGGCGTCCGCGCGATCGGCTCGCGTTAG
- a CDS encoding electron transfer flavoprotein subunit alpha/FixB family protein, with protein sequence MSGTDAAEAMGIMDPVGGAPASSLQVTVVLHPWETGREERERLVGEALALGTPAAPVVLDYIGATHPAAIAGHLADRLRDCGRRQLVLLPAGTEGETIAALVAGRLDGVSLGRCTALAVADGAVTARRAAFGGRVELMLRSAAPVTCATLRPQGEGKGTAAHTTVTQVALHEPPPYPVEAQAADNGRPRVEGASLVVAGGRGIAGPEGFEWLGRIAAALGAGLGGSLPAVDAGWVPVAHQVGQSGKFVAPRIYFAVAISGTPQHMAGISPATRIVALNKDRDADIFSRCDVAVEGDWHDILPLLALELERSRAPV encoded by the coding sequence ATGAGCGGGACGGACGCCGCGGAGGCGATGGGCATCATGGACCCAGTCGGAGGTGCCCCGGCGAGCAGCTTGCAGGTCACCGTCGTGCTGCATCCATGGGAGACCGGGCGCGAGGAGCGCGAGCGTCTCGTCGGGGAGGCCTTGGCGCTGGGCACGCCGGCAGCGCCCGTGGTGCTGGACTACATCGGCGCCACGCATCCCGCGGCCATCGCAGGGCACCTGGCGGACCGGCTGCGCGACTGCGGGCGCAGGCAGCTCGTGCTCCTGCCGGCCGGCACCGAAGGCGAGACGATCGCCGCGCTCGTCGCCGGTCGACTCGACGGCGTCAGCCTCGGCCGCTGCACCGCGTTGGCCGTCGCCGATGGCGCAGTCACGGCCAGGCGCGCCGCGTTTGGCGGGCGGGTTGAACTGATGCTGCGCAGCGCAGCGCCGGTCACCTGCGCCACGCTCCGGCCGCAGGGCGAAGGCAAGGGCACAGCCGCACACACCACCGTGACGCAGGTGGCCCTGCACGAGCCGCCGCCTTATCCCGTCGAAGCGCAGGCGGCAGACAACGGGCGCCCGCGCGTGGAGGGCGCGAGCCTGGTGGTCGCGGGCGGGCGCGGCATCGCCGGGCCGGAAGGCTTCGAGTGGCTGGGGCGCATCGCCGCCGCACTGGGCGCCGGCCTCGGCGGAAGCCTGCCCGCGGTCGATGCGGGGTGGGTGCCGGTGGCCCATCAGGTCGGCCAGTCGGGCAAGTTCGTCGCGCCCAGGATCTACTTTGCGGTGGCCATCTCCGGCACCCCTCAGCACATGGCCGGCATCTCGCCCGCCACGCGCATCGTGGCGCTCAACAAGGATCGCGACGCGGACATCTTCTCGCGCTGCGACGTCGCGGTGGAAGGCGACTGGCACGACATCCTCCCCCTGCTCGCGCTCGAACTGGAACGCAGCCGCGCGCCCGTGTGA